GAGGGTGCTGTGGCTTGGGCTGCCCCTCCCTGTGCTGCCCGCAGGGAACACTTCTccccctttcctttctccactTCTTCCTTGAGACCAGGTACTACCAGGGAGCAGCTGGGCCGGGGCCCTTGGGCTCCAGCAAGCTGCTCCGTGCCACTAGATGCTTCAGTCCCCGCAGTGTGTCCTTTGGCCTGGGGATGGGGCTCTGCAGTCCCGCAGGGAGGGGCGGCACGAGCGGGCGGGCAGAGCGAGTgcagacctgctgctgctggacgAGGGCCTTGCGGCAGGAGACCACCATGCTGCAGACCTGGAAGACACGCGCAGCCCAGTGCAGTCTGGAGCAACAGTATGAGTAGGGActtcactctctctctctctctgccctCACCACTCTATGGGTGCCTGGGTTCTGTTGTTGCAGCCTTGCATCCTGCTGCAGCTTCCTGTTACGTGTATGcctgtgcagggctgccttTGCCTATTGCTGCTAAACATAGGGTGAGTCTTTCTGCACCTTCTATCATTTGGCTTTGCTGTTTGAACAGCACAAAACTTGATTTTGCAGTGTGAAAACCGACCGCCTGCTTGCTTGCGGGAGCAAAGGGCAGGCTCCTACCTGGGGTCCATGTGGGCCTCCAGCACCGTGCTctggccacgctgctgctcaGGTTATCAGTGGGGCGAGGTTGGAACTCTCTTCTGGCATCTGCTCACCCTCTGGTGACTGCCGCTGCCTGCGCTCACCTGCAGTAGCAGCACCAAGTGGCTGCTGGGCCTGGGGTGCTTGGGCTGGAGCAAGCCCTCCATGCATTTGGCATAAGGATGCAGAGCAGTTTGCTCAGTCACTCACTCAGTGATCTCAGCAGCCTCTTGCCCAAAGTCTCCTCGGAACTGCTGGGAGAGGAGCCGCTCCCGACCTCTCTTCCTGAGGACTCTGCCTCCAGCCCAGGGCCGCAGCACTCCCTGTCTGCAAGAGCCCAGCCTGCCTGCAGTGCCCCGGGGCAGCCCGAGCCCCCACTGCCCCTGAGCTCTGCCCCCAGCCAAACTCACCCTGCTGCTCACCACcgtcctgctgctctgccaacTCCTCCTGGATGAAGGGGATGGCCTCCATGCGCAGGCACACAGAGTCACTGGGGCTGCGCTGACCCTCAGACCGGCTGTTCCTCTCAATCAGGAGGGTGGTGGTATCCTCTTTGGGTGTTTGTGGGGTGCCCCGAGCTGTTGAAGCCTTTGTTGAGTCCCTGTCAAAGGCTTCCACATCAGGGGACTGGGGCGAGCTGTCCATGCGGCTGGCCACCAGTGCGTTCTGGTACTGCTGCCGGGTCACCTGGGCACACAGAAGGACATTCACAGCTTTGCAGGCAGCAGGGTGCTCCAAAGGATGCAGGGGTAGCACATCCTACCCAGCCATACCTTGACAAATTGGACATCACAAAGGATGTGCACGGAGTAGTCGGGAGTGTAGatgttgttgctgctgctgtagaGCTGCGTGGTGCTGCCCCCGTAGTCATTGTGCTCCCGGTTCGGGGACTCGGAGCGGTTGAGCCCGCTGCACCGCGAGGGGGACCGGTTCACTGGGGAGAGGTGGGAGGCAGAGAGAGGGGAGAGAAGAAGGGAGAGGACATCATGCATGGTCAGGTATCCTTGTTGCATCCAGCGGCTGTGCCCCATTGGCTCATCCATTCCTGGAAGAAGCACTTGGGGCAGGAGACCTCCAcccagctgtggggcagcagtggCCATCCCACCTCCTGCCGTCCCCTTGTCACCCTGCTCCCCGACACCATCTTCCTGCTTTCCTTGTGCCACCCCATGCAGGgtgcagtgctctcagggtcAAATGTGCCTGCTGCAGGGTGTCCCACAAAGCAAGCAGGGCAGCACACTGACCAATGGCCTGTGATATACAGCGTGATTTTGTCTGGTCAGTGATTTATTAGGGAACAAAGGCAGCTTGCTTCTCACAGTGGTGACATCAACATATCGCTGACTTTGCTCTGCTGCTAAAATGCCCTCCTGATTTCAGTTCCCAGAAAGCAAGCTCAGCAGGTCAGCATGCACGTGGAGCTGTGGCTAACCACGGTCAGCAGCAGTAAGCAGACAGGAAACATAAGCACCACATGCAGGAAATTAAATTTATGGGAAGTGCAAAAAAAGCCCAATCCATTTAAGGCTCTTGTTTCTCCCCACCCCCTTTTTTATGGGTCGAGGCAGGTGAGGCACCTGCAGGGCTGTCCGTGCCAGGTGCCATTACCTGGAGAGCCAGCCAGGGAGTCCCCTCTGCTGAAGGCGAAGGTACGGGACACTGAGACAGGCACTGCAGGGAGAGGTGtgggagggcagggaggggacatGTAAGAAGGAGCACATaccaagaggaaaaataaagatgtaatTATGCACCAAGCTGGGCCCCAAACTCCCTGCTCCTCCCCCAGTGACTCTTCTGGGCTCCAAACTCTCTGCTCCTCCCCCAGTGACTCTTCTTTGTGTCATCCCTGGACAAAAACCTAATGCAAATAAACATCtgagcacaggcagcagtgctgagtacTGAAGCTGAGAAGCTTCATCCCGCTGGGAGCAAAAGTCCAAGTGATAGCAGTGGAGAAATGTGCCTGACCTCCTGCTTTgccctgctccaggcttcaCACCTGCCCTGGCCACCAACACCAATAAGGGAGTTGTATAACCAGAGTTAATTAATAACCAGTTGTTAAATACCCAAGAGTTGGCATTTGCATCAGCATGTCATTTCTCCACTGAGCTCTGGAGCAGCGCTAGAGCTGCTCATTGGGGAGCACACCCACTGCCCCTCCAGTGCCACGAGAGGTGCCTCTAAATACCTACGCAGGAAGGAGGATCCCGCCAGGCTGCCCACTTTCCGCACATCGTTATCTGCAATGACAGCAAGGACGCATGAGCTGCACAGGAGGGGTGCTGTGTGCATCTCACCCTTGTCCCACAGTGAGCAGAAGTGAGGGCAGGGCTGGAGGGCCCACAGAGCCCTTACCCGAGGAGATGACAGCCATGATGGCAGGGACTCCATAGTAAGTGAATGCCCCGTTCTCAAAGCGCAGCCCTTCCTTGCCAACCTCCACCTCCACTTTTCCCTGGAAGGAGGAGGGAAACCCACTCAGAAAGGCCACCCTGTGCCGCCCTGTGTCAACCCATGTCAACACGTGGCCACCCCGCACCCCTCTGCCCCACACCTGCAGGATGAGCACAAAGTAGTCGACGGGGCGGTTGCGCTGGTAGAGGTAgtgctctgctgccttcttgtTCTTGCGGTCATACTTCAGCTCCTGGATGACATTGGGGTGCTTGAGGAGCCGCAGCAAGATCTTCTCGGAGAGGTAAGGGGACTTGAAGGGCTCCACCTCTATGAGGAGGCAACACAGGGGTGCtcagtggggctggaggacaATGTGGGGTGCTGGGAGCCCATTTCCCCACAGCACTTGCACCTCAGTGCATGCTGAGCCAAACTCAAGGCCATCGCATCCCATTTCTCCCTCACGCTAAGGGTACCTGTAGCCATGAAGCGATGTGTCgccagcaggagctgtggggaGATCTTCACCCTCATCTCACTGTCTGACAGCCTGAAGATGGAGAAGTCCTGGGGCTTGCGGCCCCGGTGGGGCACACGTTCCTTTTTCCGGTTGTCCGCTGTGGGCAGAGAGTGGAGGTTAACCACAAAGGCACACCTGGCTCACATCGCGGCggggcagcagaggggtggaCAAACCATGCTGGGCAGCACCTGGGAGGCAAAGCACGCTGCTGCCTTTGGAACAAGGCTAGGGCTGGTCTGCCTCCAGCACTAAATGTTCCTTAACATTGGACCAACATCTCTCTATCATCCTTGTCAGGGGAAGGACGGCAGTTTGCTTTGCCCCTTTCCTACCCACACCTCTGCCTGTCTGTGGGCTCCCACCCTGGCTTCTGCAACTGCAGTAGCTGCTCCAGGACACTAACTGTACAGATCCGTCTCATCCAGGATCTCGGATTTGATGATCTCCTCAATGACATCCTCAAGAGTGACAATGCCCATCACCTCGTAGAACGGGTCTCCTTCCCCTTCGTTGTTCACCCGCTGCACGATGGCCAGGTGAGACTTCCCTGCAGGGAGAGAGCAGACAATAAGATCTCCACCTGGCCAGAGGCATCCCGGCACTGTGGGTCAGTGAGACGGGTCTGGTGAGACACGGACAAGGCCACAGCCACACCTCAAAGCTGTCCCATTGCCTGAACCAGCTGCTCCCTCCACCAGCTGCTTATCCATGGCCTCACTGGCATGAGAAAGCTCCAATGGAGGAAGGAGACAGCATCATCCAGCACAGAAATATGAGCGTGTCTTTGGGCTGTATTGATGTCCCCAACCCCCCAGTGTTTGCTCATTCCGTTGTTAATTATCTTTCCTACCAAATTGCCAGGATTAGCTCCCCCACAATCCATCAC
This portion of the Meleagris gallopavo isolate NT-WF06-2002-E0010 breed Aviagen turkey brand Nicholas breeding stock chromosome 8, Turkey_5.1, whole genome shotgun sequence genome encodes:
- the CNNM1 gene encoding metal transporter CNNM1 gives rise to the protein LPVLLCAAAVFLGGEVLPYSVCSRHGLAIASRTLCLTRLLMLAAFPLCYPLSRLLDWALRQELSVFSTRERLLETLRAAGPHGDLVREELAMVQGALELRTKVVEDVLTPLADCFMLRADAVLDFATVSEILRSGYTRIPVYEGDRRDNIVDLLFVKDLAFVDPDDCTPLQTVTRFYRRPLHCVFNDTRLDTLLEEFKKGKSHLAIVQRVNNEGEGDPFYEVMGIVTLEDVIEEIIKSEILDETDLYTDNRKKERVPHRGRKPQDFSIFRLSDSEMRVKISPQLLLATHRFMATEVEPFKSPYLSEKILLRLLKHPNVIQELKYDRKNKKAAEHYLYQRNRPVDYFVLILQGKVEVEVGKEGLRFENGAFTYYGVPAIMAVISSDNDVRKVGSLAGSSFLLPVSVSRTFAFSRGDSLAGSPVNRSPSRCSGLNRSESPNREHNDYGGSTTQLYSSSNNIYTPDYSVHILCDVQFVKVTRQQYQNALVASRMDSSPQSPDVEAFDRDSTKASTARGTPQTPKEDTTTLLIERNSRSEGQRSPSDSVCLRMEAIPFIQEELAEQQDGGEQQDRECCGPGLEAESSGREVGSGSSPSSSEETLGKRLLRSLSERRQRQSPEGEQMPEESSNLAPLIT